Proteins from a genomic interval of Zingiber officinale cultivar Zhangliang chromosome 1B, Zo_v1.1, whole genome shotgun sequence:
- the LOC121991099 gene encoding NDR1/HIN1-like protein 13, whose translation MLHEHHFSSSPEPPGSPCSSESSIQNFIPKLPPSPGDYFVQVQKDRIFRVPPPQNSRRMAIYTRRASSRRRRTCLRCLAWTAAPILLLAAALAVLYLLFLPQKPVYSITALSIAGFNASSSSLSPTFLATVHAENPNQKIGLSYLNGGDVSVSFAGVSLCRGDWPAFFQGRRNLTLFQVPMTGAGIRLSSAMRQQLEAAQRRREVALLIGIKVPLRLKFGAVTSWTMTVNARCHVTVDTLTAESNIVTESCQVKNVI comes from the coding sequence ATGCTCCATGAACACCACTTCTCGTCCTCGCCGGAACCCCCTGGCTCCCCCTGCTCCTCAGAATCCTCCATCCAGAACTTCATCCCCAAGCTCCCACCCTCTCCCGGCGATTACTTCGTCCAAGTCCAGAAAGACCGCATCTTCCGCGTCCCCCCGCCGCAAAACTCCCGGCGCATGGCCATCTACACCCGCCGCGCCTCCTCCCGCCGTCGCCGCACCTGCCTCCGCTGCCTAGCCTGGACCGCCGCCCCCATCCTCCTCCTCGCCGCCGCCCTCGCCgtcctctacctcctcttcctcCCCCAAAAACCCGTCTACTCGATCACCGCCCTTTCCATCGCCGGCTTCAACGCTTCCTCCTCCTCCCTCTCCCCTACCTTCCTCGCCACCGTTCACGCCGAGAACCCCAACCAAAAGATCGGCCTCAGCTACCTCAACGGCGGCGACGTCTCGGTGTCCTTCGCGGGAGTCAGCCTCTGCCGCGGCGATTGGCCGGCCTTCTTCCAGGGGCGGCGCAACTTGACGTTGTTCCAGGTGCCGATGACGGGGGCGGGCATACGCTTGTCGTCGGCGATGCGTCAGCAGTTGGAAGCGGCGCAGCGACGGCGTGAAGTCGCGTTGCTGATCGGCATTAAAGTTCCGCTCCGTCTGAAGTTTGGGGCCGTTACGAGCTGGACTATGACCGTTAACGCCCGTTGCCACGTCACCGTCGACACGTTGACGGCCGAATCCAACATCGTAACGGAGTCTTGCCAAGTTAAAAATGTAATTTAA